Proteins from a single region of Fusobacterium gonidiaformans ATCC 25563:
- the yhbY gene encoding ribosome assembly RNA-binding protein YhbY: MKLTSKQRAFLKKKAHELNPIVRIGKDGLQETVIESILSAIDSRELIKVKILQNCETEKEEIYQQLLEETRFDVVGMIGRTIIVFKENKEKPVVSTELKSL; encoded by the coding sequence ATGAAATTAACAAGTAAACAAAGAGCATTTTTAAAAAAGAAAGCACATGAATTAAATCCAATTGTACGAATTGGAAAAGATGGACTTCAAGAAACAGTGATTGAGAGTATTTTATCTGCCATTGACTCCAGAGAGTTAATTAAAGTTAAAATTTTACAAAATTGTGAAACAGAAAAAGAAGAAATCTATCAACAATTATTAGAAGAAACAAGATTTGATGTGGTAGGGATGATTGGAAGAACTATCATTGTATTCAAAGAAAATAAAGAAAAACCAGTAGTTTCAACAGAATTAAAATCTTTATAA
- the dxs gene encoding 1-deoxy-D-xylulose-5-phosphate synthase, which translates to MLDLEKKAIEIRKTLIQTVSRTGGHLAPNLGVVELTLALHHVFDFSKDKLLFDVGHQSYVHKLLTDRKERFSTLRTRGGVGPFLDPTESSWDHFISGHAGTALAAAVGMAKAYPEKKIVVVIGDASIANGHSMEALNYIGGEKIKNILVILNDNEMSIGRNVGSLSKFLGKVMLSSPYLSLRKEIRSFVDKIQATSIKDTLERMEISVKNFLFPTNVAENFGYIFLGSIDGHNLEELVDTFLKAKEMEGPLFLHVKTVKGKGYRFAEQNTEKFHGIAPFDLSTGVVANSSETYSNVFGTKMKEISKKDNSVFAITAGMLSGTGLKKMAEVFPERVLDTGIAEGFATTMSAGLAISGKKPYLCIYSTFLQRSFSQIIHDISLQNLPVRFIIDRAGIVGEDGKTHHGLHDLSFLLSIPNIVVLNPTTKEELEEMLNFSLEYQQGPMAIRIPRDVAYSLPMQSTWQIGTWQEVKTGKKTLLIAVGSMLKEVLILELEATIVAASSLRPLDKEYIKSQFEKYETIIVCEENYKEASFFQYLLNELDSMGIQRKLYSISLSSFIISHGKRKELLEEYGLSGAKLLERIEEIVDGGKK; encoded by the coding sequence GTGTTAGACTTAGAAAAGAAAGCAATTGAGATAAGAAAAACACTGATTCAGACAGTGAGTCGAACAGGAGGACATCTGGCTCCCAATTTGGGAGTTGTGGAATTAACCCTAGCACTACATCATGTTTTCGATTTTTCAAAAGATAAATTATTATTTGATGTGGGACATCAATCATATGTTCACAAATTATTAACAGATAGAAAAGAAAGATTCTCTACCTTAAGAACTAGAGGAGGAGTCGGTCCTTTTCTAGATCCGACAGAAAGTTCCTGGGATCATTTTATTTCTGGTCATGCAGGAACTGCCTTAGCTGCGGCTGTGGGAATGGCAAAGGCTTATCCTGAAAAGAAAATTGTTGTGGTAATTGGAGATGCCTCGATTGCAAATGGACACTCAATGGAAGCTTTAAATTATATTGGTGGAGAAAAGATTAAAAATATTTTAGTAATTTTAAATGATAATGAAATGTCCATTGGTAGAAATGTGGGTTCCCTTTCTAAATTTTTAGGAAAAGTTATGCTAAGCTCTCCTTATTTATCATTAAGAAAAGAAATTCGTTCTTTTGTTGATAAAATTCAAGCTACCTCTATAAAAGATACCTTAGAAAGAATGGAAATTTCAGTGAAAAATTTTTTGTTTCCAACAAATGTAGCTGAAAATTTTGGTTATATTTTTTTAGGAAGCATTGATGGTCACAATTTGGAAGAATTAGTAGACACTTTCTTAAAGGCAAAAGAAATGGAAGGACCTCTGTTTTTACATGTAAAGACAGTCAAAGGGAAAGGATATCGATTTGCTGAACAAAATACAGAAAAATTTCATGGAATTGCTCCATTTGACTTATCCACAGGAGTTGTAGCAAATTCTTCTGAGACCTATTCTAATGTTTTTGGCACAAAAATGAAGGAGATTTCTAAGAAAGACAATTCTGTCTTTGCTATTACTGCAGGTATGTTAAGTGGAACAGGACTGAAAAAAATGGCAGAAGTTTTTCCGGAAAGAGTTTTAGATACAGGGATTGCAGAGGGCTTTGCTACTACAATGTCTGCTGGGCTTGCTATTTCAGGGAAAAAACCATATTTATGTATTTACTCGACTTTTCTACAAAGAAGTTTCAGCCAAATTATTCATGATATTTCACTTCAAAATTTACCGGTACGTTTTATTATTGATAGAGCAGGGATTGTAGGAGAAGATGGAAAGACACATCACGGATTGCATGATTTATCTTTTTTATTAAGTATTCCTAATATAGTAGTATTGAATCCTACTACAAAAGAAGAGTTAGAAGAAATGTTAAATTTTTCATTGGAATATCAACAAGGCCCTATGGCAATTCGAATTCCAAGAGATGTCGCATATTCATTACCTATGCAGTCTACATGGCAAATTGGAACATGGCAAGAAGTGAAAACAGGGAAGAAAACTTTATTGATTGCAGTTGGATCGATGTTAAAAGAAGTATTAATTTTGGAACTTGAAGCAACAATCGTGGCAGCGTCTAGTCTACGTCCTTTGGATAAAGAGTATATCAAGAGTCAGTTTGAGAAATACGAAACAATTATTGTGTGTGAAGAAAATTATAAGGAAGCATCCTTTTTTCAATATTTGTTAAATGAATTGGACAGTATGGGAATCCAAAGAAAGTTATATAGTATATCTTTGTCATCTTTTATTATAAGTCATGGAAAAAGAAAGGAATTGTTAGAAGAGTATGGTTTATCTGGGGCAAAACTTTTAGAAAGAATAGAGGAAATTGTAGATGGAGGAAAAAAATAA